Genomic segment of Strigops habroptila isolate Jane chromosome 12, bStrHab1.2.pri, whole genome shotgun sequence:
AGCTTTGGGAGCCTCCCCATCCGCAGCACCAGACCCCTCCTCAGCTGCTCAGGGGGGAACAGAGCAACCGGAGCTGACACTGAAGGGCTGGGGGCGATGGTGCCCCTGGGCAGCCCTGCTCTTGCCGCCTGCGCCTCCAGCAACTTGCACCTCGTGGTCCCCGGCTCTCCCCTGGCCCGGCTGAACCGGGGCCCCGGGTGCCCGCAGGAGCCGGGGGGCGGCAGGGGCCGGACGTGCAGCGCCGTGGAGCGGCTGGAGGCCGATAAAGCCAAATACGTGAAGTCGCAGCAGGTCATCAACAGGCGGCAGGAGCCGGCGCTGCGCGGCCGCTCGCCGTGGCTCCCCCCCAGTGCCCAGCGCCCCCTCACCCGCCAGCAGCGACACGAGTTGTGTCAGAGCTCGGAGCTGCGCCGGGACGGTCCCAGGAAGCTGCCGTGCCCCCCCCAGGCCCCGGTGCTGCGTCGGGCCGGCGGGAGCCACGTGCTGAGACCCGACTCCCTCATCATCTACCGGCAGAAACGGGACTGCCCGGACGGGGACAAGGAGAACGCCGAGAGCTCGGGGCTGATGCGAAACCTCTTCCAGGGACCCCGCAGAGACAAGTGCCCCAGCTCTTCCCCAGCCAGGGAGCTGGGTGAGGGGCCGCCGACACCCCAGAGCCCCGAGACCCCCATGCCGTGGGTGcccacagagaaggaagaggcgAGGACGCCGGGTGCCAGCAGTGGCGGTGGCAGTGGTGGCATCATCCCTCTGCCTGGCGGCTCCGTGGCACAGCCCCCCGGCAAGCCGGCGCTGGCTCTGCGCGTCTCCCTGCCGCTCTCGGAGCAGGAGCGGTTCTTCAACTGCTGTGGGCTGGACCGGGCGctggtggagctgctggggtgggagaggtTTGTGCCCACGGGCTGGGACAACGCCCGGACTCTGCTCCACGGCTCCTGCGAGTCGGAGTCTGGGCAGGCCTCGGGGGCCAGCGACGGGGAGGTGGGACCGGGCGAGGAGGAGCCGGATGCTCGGCTGGGCTCTGCCGTCTCGGTGGTGGAGCGCAACGCTCGCATCATCAAGTGGCTCTATGACTGCCAGCGAGCCGGGGTGGCTGCCCGGGAGTCCACCGTCTAGGTGAAGGCAGCGCCGGGTGGCGTCCACGTCCTGGTGCTATGGAGCTGCTGGCTGAGAGGGCCACCAGGTCTACCCAGGACCAGGGATGAATGCAGACGCAGCACCTGGAGGGCAGGCGGGAAAGGGGCTCCCGTGGGGGAGTCTTTCCTTGGCCGCAGGGCTGGCAGGCTCCTGCCCCCGTGCCTGACCCATCGCCATCCTCCCTGTCTCTGCTCGGGTCCTGCACCGGCCGGACCGGGTGGGCAGAGCCCGAGCCCCCCATTGCAGGCAGTGCCCACCCCGCAGCAAACGGGCTGCTGGGGCCGGAGCAGCGCTCAATAAACCTGGTTGTGTTTTTCTAGGGTGGCGCGTGTGGTTCTTGTGGGGCAGAGCTCAGCCTGGCGGGGGGGGGACGCAGCTCCCCATCCCGCAGTGGGGCCATGCTGCTTCAGAGGCAATAGGGCTCCTGGGGGGAACAAGGGTGAAGAAAGCACCAGGCAGGGCTCGGGGAGAAGGGGGCACCTTGGGGTCTTTAGTGCAGACACATTGCCGAAACCCACCGTGGAGCCGTCCCCCGCtgtgggcaggggctgccctCCGGAGCCgcttgctctgctgcagagtcCCGCTGGCGCATCCTCCTCTACTTGCCCTTGGGAGCGGTTTTATTCCGGATCTCGGCCAGTTTGCTGGCCAGGAAGCCCCAGTGGAAGGCACCTTCCTCTGGCTCCCGCAGGTCGCTGCCATCATCACCTGATGGCTCCGCGGGGCTCTCGCCTAGCTCCGGGGGGGACACCTCCTTGTCCAGCCCCGATGCCTGCTGCCACTTGGTAGCAAAGAGATCCCAAAAGCTGGGAGCCTTCTCAGAGGGGGGCGGCTCCTGGGGCGAGGCAGCCAGCGGGCTGGGGAGAGAGCGGGTACGGGGATGTCGGTGTAGGGACCCTTCTCATTGCATCCCACCGTGGCCAGGACTGGGACCCCCAAGGCCCCCCTCCATGCTGGCTTTCCCCCTGctgcccccccagcccagccccatgggaATAGGCAGGAGAGGGGGATGCGGGtgatgggatggagggatgtgTGGGCTTATGAGCTCCCAGGGGCTGGATCCAGGCTCTGGGGTCCCCCCCACTGATGTGCCACTTACTGGTCTGCGCAGAGCTCGGAGCTGAGCAGTTGGTGCTCGTCCTCACGGGTGAAGAGGGACGAAAGCGTCCGCCAGCCCCGGACACCCACCCCCTGCACCTGCAGGGGAGGCAGCACTGGATTTACTGGGGACCTCCGGGTCTCAGCAGGCCCCCCCGGCTTCCCCCAGCCCCCTCCTCACCTTCCTTGCCAGCTGGGACACGGGGCTGGGGCCCTCCTCCATCAGCACGGGGGGCTCAGCCATCTCCATCAGCTCAGGCTGGTCTCCCTGCAATGAAGCCCACACATGAGGGCAGGAGTGCAGgcaaagggagggcagggaggtCGGCCACCCCACTTTGGGAGGACCCAGGCTTGATGGTGACCCCCCCCTCCATACCTCCTCCTGCAGCGCCCCGTCTGCCCGAGCCTCCCCCAGGGTCTGCAGCACTTTGGCCTTGTAGAGCTGCCAGAAGCCCTGGGCCATGGTGAGGGGCTCCGCGGGGCTGGGAGCCGGCGGGTGCTGTGGGGAGCGGGTGGGGGGGGAGGCTGGGCACCCCCGCGCTGCGCCGGCGATCCGATGGCTTCATTAAAGTTTCAGGGGCTCCTTCCAAGCACAAAGGGGAACCTGAGCCTGGCCGGAGCTGGGGCAGTGCGAGAGCAACCGCTCTCATCAACTCCCCCGtacccctgctccagccccgcAGTGCCCCTTGCCCACAGCAGACCCCCCAGGGCTGCCCCAAGCCCGCAGCGCGGAGCAGGCGCTGGGGCTTCGCACTCATCCCGCCATGGCTTCCCATCTATAATTGATCACCCAGAGCGGAGGAAACACGATCAGTGCCGGGATGCGGTGTGCTGAGCCCTCCCCAGCTCATCGCAGCAGTGACCGGGGCAGCGCGGGGCCCGAGGCCAGGCGCTGTGCCCCGCTGTGAGTTCAGCCTGGGGACGGCTGCTGGGGAGGGtctggtggggggggggggcgcggctGTTACCCGGGGCCACTCGGGCACGGCCGTGGCGCAGCGCCCTGGGGCAGCGCCGTGGGGCTGAGCCGGGGGGCGTGGCCTGCTGTTGGCGTGCGGGGCCGGCGGAGGCACGTCCGCTGGGTGGGCGGAGAgcagcgcggcgcggcgcggcgtGGGGAGCCTGCCATGTCGCCGCGCAATGGCCGCCGCACCGGCGCGCACCGCGCGCACTCGCTGGCGCGGCAGCTGAAGACGAAGCGGCGCCGGCGCGACCTGGATGAGATCCACCGGGACCTGCGGCCCGAGAACGCGGCGCGGCTGCTGCG
This window contains:
- the FAM110D gene encoding protein FAM110D; this translates as MGLAGWAPAGGAGLAGVNGVAPPQPLYEAPACSGLTVCCGGRGAGAKRQQNVHTSHPCIPVWAQELNKNRVSCIPSLHPCVGSGPNPGAKRSFGSLPIRSTRPLLSCSGGNRATGADTEGLGAMVPLGSPALAACASSNLHLVVPGSPLARLNRGPGCPQEPGGGRGRTCSAVERLEADKAKYVKSQQVINRRQEPALRGRSPWLPPSAQRPLTRQQRHELCQSSELRRDGPRKLPCPPQAPVLRRAGGSHVLRPDSLIIYRQKRDCPDGDKENAESSGLMRNLFQGPRRDKCPSSSPARELGEGPPTPQSPETPMPWVPTEKEEARTPGASSGGGSGGIIPLPGGSVAQPPGKPALALRVSLPLSEQERFFNCCGLDRALVELLGWERFVPTGWDNARTLLHGSCESESGQASGASDGEVGPGEEEPDARLGSAVSVVERNARIIKWLYDCQRAGVAARESTV
- the C12H1orf232 gene encoding uncharacterized protein C1orf232 homolog, translated to MAQGFWQLYKAKVLQTLGEARADGALQEEGDQPELMEMAEPPVLMEEGPSPVSQLARKVQGVGVRGWRTLSSLFTREDEHQLLSSELCADHPLAASPQEPPPSEKAPSFWDLFATKWQQASGLDKEVSPPELGESPAEPSGDDGSDLREPEEGAFHWGFLASKLAEIRNKTAPKGK